GGCAGGTAAAGTTTTGGTCCATACTTCGATAGGTGTATACGAATACGATCCTAAGGCAGACCAATTCACTCTTAAACATGAACAGGAAGGCAATACCTCCAGCTATGTAGATCACGAAGGAAACATCTGGCTTACGTCTCTGAAAAACGGAGTAATGTTCAAGCCAGTGAATAAAGTTAAACAGGCATCATTACCGCTACCGGAAATTGATCAAATGACTGTAAATGCTGACCAATTGATCCTGGTAGGACAAAAAAACCGGCTCATATTCATGAATTCAGACTTTGAAAAAGAAAAAGAATTCATATTGAATGAACGTGCTGGCTATAAATACCTCAATGCCTATGAGCATGTAGTTGCATTGGGCTCCAATGCAAGTTTTTCGTTATTGGACAGTCGGAATGGTGAACCGATCAGAAAGTCTGAGATGAACGTACGTGCTGTTTATATCAAGGACTCCCTTATATATATTGCCTCTAGCAGGTCCAGGGTTACGGAATTAGATTTAAACTCAGGAGAAGAACAATCCTTCATTTGGACCAATGGCCGGATCAATGATTTGTTGGTCAGAAAGGATTCAATCATGATGGCCACAGACCGGGGTTTTTTTATTCTGGATAAGCAATTTAACATCAAGAAGGCGCCCATTAATGATGTTAGAGTCGCACAAATTTTAGTAGATGAGGATCAACTTTGGCTTCCAACCACAGGTAGAGGCCTGCTCAATTTTAAGGACGGACAAGTGGTCAATTACTCGCAAGAGCTTGGTATTAATCAAACCATTGCTGAACATGCGATATTAACCGGGAGTACCCTATGGTTCTCTTCCAATAAAGAACTTTTCAAGATCGACCTGAAACAAAACAGTTTCGAGATCATCGATAAATCTGATGGTCTTAAGAGCATAAAAAACCGGGATATCGTAGCCTTCAATGGCAATGTACTTGTCGCTCAGGATGATGGGATCAAAGTAATTGACCTGGCCGCAAGTTTTGAAGAAACCAGTGAGTTTTCAATCATCATTGACCGACTGGAAGGATCAGACGGATACAATTATAAAGGTAAGCCATTTGATATCCCCTATTCAGTGGGCACGTTGAAAATGATATTCAAGGCCTTGATCTTTCGTAATCAACCAAACCTCACCTATCGATATCGCCTGAAACAACATGAAACTGATACGCCACCTTGGTCGAACTCTAACATCAACACCGTTAATTACTCCAAACTAAATCCCGGGAGTTATACTTTCGAAGTGAGCGCCCGAACAAAAAATAGTGAGTGGTCACCTGCCACAACCCTACCATTCACCATTGTTCCTGCTTACTGGCAAACCCTCTGGTTCAAGGCATTGATCTTAGGGATCATATTGATGATTGCGGGCTTAATTTACAATTCGTTTACTAGAAACATTCGGCTCAAACGAAAACTGGAAAATGACCGGATCGCTGCCGAAATCAAAGCATTGAAAGCACAGATTAATCCGCACTTTTTATTCAATGCGCTCAATTCCATTCAATCATTCCTATTGAGTAATGAAAATGAACTCGCAGAAGAATATCTCGTCAAGTACAGCAAGCTCATGCGAAGGATACTGGACCAATCAAGCCTGTTGACCAACCACATACATGAAGAGCTAAAGACCATTCAACTCTATGTAGATTTGGAAAAATACCGGTCAAGCAATGGGTTTGAGTTTAGAACCACCATCGATCCGGATGTCTACGAAGAACAAAAAATTCCATCCATGATCCTGCAGCCCGTAATCGAAAATGCCATTTGGCATGGTGTGCACAATCGAGAAAATGGCCTGATCCACTTACACGTAAAAAGAGAAGATGAAGCAACCCTGCTGATAGAAGTATCAGATAATGGTAGAGGGTTTGATCCTGACACGACTAAAAGCTCATCAAAAGGTTCCGGATTGGTGAAAGACCGATTGGCACTGCTCAATCAAATGGAAGGAATCAAATCGACATTCTCTGTTCAAACGGCCGTTAATCAAGGTACCACTGTTTCCATTTGGGTAGCTGGCGAATTAAATTGATTGGAGGGACATACCACTTAGGCATCGAAATAGGCAAAATAATTACCTCAAGACGTGTACAGGCAGTTAGTTTTCCTTCCCGTTTTAGTCCCGATTTTGACCGATCTGGGTGAAAAAGTCCCGGAAAGCCTTAAGGCTGGTTTCGACTAGCTTATATTTGTTAGGTCAGGTTGAATTATTGTTGCTTTATATTAAGGATGACTGGACCCATTCGTTAAATGCAGCAAGAGTTTAGCTATTTGTTAAACAGGTGGATTGAAATAATTATTGATTGAATGATCTCAGCAGTATTGGTAGATGATGAGCCTTTGGCTATAAAGACGTTGAGGTTACTCCTGGATAAGCACTGCCCCGAAATATCTGTTGTCGGTGAGTGCAACAACATCACCGACGCCTACAGCCTGATCCTTGAAACACGTCCTAAACTCATTTTTCTTGACATTAATATGCCCAATGGATCCGGGCTTCAATTGCTCGAACGCTTTCAGGACGTGGATTTGGAGGTCATTTTTACTACGGCACATCAGGAACATGCCATTCACGCACTACGTCTTTCAGCCCTGGATTATATCCTGAAGCCGATCAGTTCAGAAGATCTGAAAAATGCCGTTCAGCGCTTCATGAAGAAGAAATGGTCCAGTGATTATCACCTCCTGGCGCAAATTTTACAAGAAAAAACCCTCACGAGATTCGCGGTTCCAGCAGTTGATGGTATCCGAATCATCAATACCAAAGAGATCCTGTACCTCTCAGCTGATAAGAATTACACCACGGTTCACCTACCCGATGAGGACATCATCTCCTCCAAACCCCTGGGTGACTATGAAAAACTGCTGCGCGATCATGGATTCTTTCGTATCCATCGGTCATTCATT
This DNA window, taken from Cytophagales bacterium, encodes the following:
- a CDS encoding histidine kinase, with amino-acid sequence MPKQAWYHHFFALLLFVATGTASAQSSIEIIYTIDDGLPSNTVYDLIQDDRGYMWFGTDAGLSRFDGYEFKNYELSDGLPDMDILKFFKDSSGRIWMYSFNGNMGYVKEDSIFSTANNQLPSALDYNSRITQILEFESKIFISAYHGPIKIFDPVNQTLIEPPIDDLLGTYICKCQESLLGVISRSNRKPAMRKEDVATGLTMVKFNPNPTPNIADFYEELTLNNQVFLRSGLGYFICIDDLLITHSNQVEANGLKILDTRNLTSYLSSTIQESGIRVLSVRTLAGKVLVHTSIGVYEYDPKADQFTLKHEQEGNTSSYVDHEGNIWLTSLKNGVMFKPVNKVKQASLPLPEIDQMTVNADQLILVGQKNRLIFMNSDFEKEKEFILNERAGYKYLNAYEHVVALGSNASFSLLDSRNGEPIRKSEMNVRAVYIKDSLIYIASSRSRVTELDLNSGEEQSFIWTNGRINDLLVRKDSIMMATDRGFFILDKQFNIKKAPINDVRVAQILVDEDQLWLPTTGRGLLNFKDGQVVNYSQELGINQTIAEHAILTGSTLWFSSNKELFKIDLKQNSFEIIDKSDGLKSIKNRDIVAFNGNVLVAQDDGIKVIDLAASFEETSEFSIIIDRLEGSDGYNYKGKPFDIPYSVGTLKMIFKALIFRNQPNLTYRYRLKQHETDTPPWSNSNINTVNYSKLNPGSYTFEVSARTKNSEWSPATTLPFTIVPAYWQTLWFKALILGIILMIAGLIYNSFTRNIRLKRKLENDRIAAEIKALKAQINPHFLFNALNSIQSFLLSNENELAEEYLVKYSKLMRRILDQSSLLTNHIHEELKTIQLYVDLEKYRSSNGFEFRTTIDPDVYEEQKIPSMILQPVIENAIWHGVHNRENGLIHLHVKREDEATLLIEVSDNGRGFDPDTTKSSSKGSGLVKDRLALLNQMEGIKSTFSVQTAVNQGTTVSIWVAGELN
- a CDS encoding LytTR family DNA-binding domain-containing protein; translation: MISAVLVDDEPLAIKTLRLLLDKHCPEISVVGECNNITDAYSLILETRPKLIFLDINMPNGSGLQLLERFQDVDLEVIFTTAHQEHAIHALRLSALDYILKPISSEDLKNAVQRFMKKKWSSDYHLLAQILQEKTLTRFAVPAVDGIRIINTKEILYLSADKNYTTVHLPDEDIISSKPLGDYEKLLRDHGFFRIHRSFIINLRRLLKFKKGKEAQVVLDNGMELDVSRNRKDELIREIEKIA